A window of the Mycobacterium sp. 050128 genome harbors these coding sequences:
- a CDS encoding TnsA-like heteromeric transposase endonuclease subunit → MLTSAVSAGPGVASAVDLEFNTREGCTRQSLDRCAATRFELDCSPVRNFPSFRGQRNFPGLWWFATTGAHVGHESWVERDQLMALDADPDVVGVLSQPFWIHWRDGTRHAPDYFVRRRDGSVVVVDVREDDRISDADRDVFDRSAATCAMVGWDYLRVGSLDPVLRANLRWLSGYRHPRVLKIGLADQLAEVFARVRPLMAGVHAVGTPLVVLPVLFHLLWHGRLVADLQGAALGDDTAIGLGTGW, encoded by the coding sequence GTGCTGACGTCGGCTGTTTCGGCTGGGCCAGGTGTAGCGAGTGCAGTGGACTTGGAGTTCAACACCCGCGAGGGATGCACGCGGCAATCGCTGGACCGATGTGCTGCAACCCGGTTTGAGTTGGACTGTTCACCAGTGCGGAATTTCCCCTCGTTTCGAGGTCAGCGTAACTTTCCCGGGCTGTGGTGGTTCGCCACAACCGGCGCACATGTAGGTCACGAGTCCTGGGTAGAACGTGACCAGTTGATGGCGTTGGATGCCGATCCGGATGTTGTTGGTGTTCTGTCGCAACCATTTTGGATTCATTGGCGTGACGGCACGCGGCATGCTCCTGACTACTTCGTGCGGCGCCGCGATGGATCTGTCGTCGTAGTCGACGTTCGTGAGGACGACCGGATCTCTGACGCTGATCGGGACGTGTTCGATCGGTCTGCCGCCACGTGCGCGATGGTCGGTTGGGATTACCTGCGTGTCGGTTCCCTCGATCCAGTGCTGCGGGCGAATCTACGTTGGTTGTCGGGTTATCGGCATCCGCGAGTATTGAAGATCGGTTTGGCTGATCAACTGGCGGAGGTCTTCGCTCGGGTCCGTCCGTTGATGGCTGGTGTGCACGCGGTCGGGACTCCTTTGGTGGTGCTGCCCGTACTGTTTCATCTGCTCTGGCACGGCCGTTTAGTTGCCGATCTGCAAGGAGCGGCACTTGGCGACGACACGGCGATTGGCCTCGGGACCGGGTGGTGA